The Coffea arabica cultivar ET-39 chromosome 9e, Coffea Arabica ET-39 HiFi, whole genome shotgun sequence genome has a window encoding:
- the LOC140014856 gene encoding uncharacterized protein gives MAALQPPAGGPSSSSPSSPTFLKKSFADLFSNQPSVPSLSIQATSSTHRGEPAIIFSQEALDKLAAPYRLALVGKFFRGCPKLEDMRKFFLKLDLHEVATVGLFDARHVLLHFHNEADFHRVWARSIWYVLGYPMRVFKWSPAFHVDKEPSVVPVWFQLPKLPLHLFHKEALFQVAKVVGMPLLVDAATMAVSRPSVARVCVEVDLLKPRPSRVWIGNGGHEGFWQEIVPENLPVYCSHCFRQGYTEEGCHVLYPELKKGKQEGGKVEARQPSKQVFRPKKAESKAHMTTETALVADLQLVPIMEPRDKQFSTPLVEKLATPQSQGATAHTQEDEAAAVRGGMLPPQRQPAVDQQPHVDVQVSDFSSDLHASQGEERLVIELSTIHEGAAAPCATGVPSEGPSTEAVEGEDELQEVQGMVGNLLPRSESQRLRVGENSSHLAALNLEQGLMSSIRQEEPTAVTQANKRAIWEPKTALINMDMVRVKIRMDYVVANQSGSVWVLYKSSFNCHPLGESHQHITLGIDSHLLPEEIYFSFVHTKCTTQERGGLWVDLLLEKSEGKLWFLVGDFNVILNAEEKRGGLPFRHSKGVELAQFMSLAVVGDAGFSGSKFTWCNNRQTLARVWKRLDRLLINAAAMLMKNNIMVQHLGRDPSDHAPLLLSAATRLDGKPLPFRFLNLWTKNPGFLEVGVSNYALQLKIVYNLSPEELLSMKKFICLISVVGECHYVLGFNEFG, from the exons ATGGCAGCCCTCCAACCTCCTGCTGGGGGGCCTTCCTCTTCATCGCCATCTTCTCCAACCTTTCTTAAAAAATCCTTTGCTGATTTGTTTTCCAACCAACCTTCCGTTCCTTCACTTTCTATCCAGGCAACGTCTTCTACTCACAGGGGAGAGCCCGCTATCATTTTCTCGCAAGAAGCTCTGGATAAACTCGCTGCACCTTATCGCCTGGCGCTAGTGGGTAAGTTCTTCAGAGGTTGCCCAAAGCTTGAGGACATGCGCAAATTCTTTCTTAAGCTCGACTTGCATGAGGTTGCTACGGTCGGACTCTTTGATGCCAGGCATGTTCTGCTGCACTTCCACAATGAAGCTGACTTCCACAGGGTCTGGGCCAGAAGCATCTGGTATGTCCTGGGATACCCTATGAGGGTATTTAAATGGTCGCCGGCATTCCATGTTGATAAAGAACCTTCGGTGGTGCCGGTGTGGTTCCAACTGCCCAAGCTCCCACTCCATTTGTTCCACAAAGAAGCTCTATTTCAAGTAGCGAAGGTGGTAGGCATGCCTTTGTTGGTGGATGCGGCGACGATGGCAGTGTCTAGGCCGAGTGTTGCGAGGGTATGTGTTGAGGTGGATCTGCTGAAGCCGAGACCCTCGAGAGTTTGGATAGGCAATGGCGGGCATGAAGGTTTTTGGCAAGAGATTGTGCCAGAGAACTTACCCGTTTACTGCTCTCATTGTTTTCGACAAGGTTACACGGAGGAGGGTTGTCACGTCTTGTACCCGGAGttgaaaaaagggaaacaaGAGGGCGGCAAGGTGGAGGCTAGGCAACCTTCCAAGCAAGTGTTTAGGCCCAAAAAGGCCGAGTCCAAAGCACATATGACCACCGAGACGGCATTGGTAGCCGACCTGCAGCTGGTTCCTATCATGGAACCAAGGGACAAGCAGTTCTCCACGCCTTTGGTGGAGAAATTGGCTACTCCCCAGTCACAAGGTGCAACGGCACATACCCAAGAGGATGAGGCGGCAGCAGTGCGTGGGGGCATGCTGCCTCCCCAGCGCCAGCCCGCGGTTGACCAACAGCCTCATGTGGACGTGCAGGTTTCGG ATTTCTCGTCCGACTTACATGCTTCGCAAGGGGAGGAACGCTTGGTGATTGAGCTATCAACAATCCATGAGGGAGCAGCGGCACCGTGCGCAACAGGTGTTCCTTCGGAAGGTCCGAGCACAGAGGCAGTAGAAGGGGAGGATGAGTTACAAGAGGTGCAGGGAATGGTGGGCAATCTGTTGCCGAGGAGTGAATCTCAGAGGCTGCGGGTGGGGGAGAATAGTTCTCATTTGGCGGCTTTGAATTTGGAGCAGGGTCTGATGTCATCGATTCGCCAGGAGGAGCCCACGGCGGTAACCCAGGCGAACAAGAGAG CGATTTGGGAGCCTAAGACAGCTCTTATTAACATGGATATGGTTAGGGTGAAAATCAGAATGGATTATGTTGTTGCAAACCAGTCGGGTAGTGTTTGGGTGCTTTATAAATCATCTTTTAACTGTCACCCACTAGGGGAGTCACACCAGCATATCACGTTAGGCATTGATTCCCACCTTTTGCCTGAGGAGATATATTTCTCGTTTGTTCATACGAAGTGCACTACCCAGGAACGAGGAGGTTTATGGGTAGATTTGCTACTCGAGAAATCGGAAGGCAAACTGTGGTTTCTAGTGGGAGATTTCAATGTTATCTTGAATGCAGAAGAAAAACGGGGCGGTTTACCTTTTAGGCACTCCAAAGGGGTTGAGTTGGCACAGTTTATGTCTCTGGCAGTTGTTGGAGATGCTGGCTTCTCGGGCTCCAAATTTACATGGTGTAATAATAGGCAAACTTTGGCTAGAGTATGGAAGCGCCTAGACCGTCTCTTGATCAATGCGGCTGCAATGTTAATGAAGAATAATATTATGGTACAACACTTGGGGAGAGATCCATCCGATCATGCCCCGCTCCTATTATCAGCGGCAACAAGGTTGGATGGCAAGCCTTTGCCTTTTCGGTTCTTGAATCTCTGGACAAAAAACCCGGGTTTCCTGGAAGTAGGGGTGAGCAATTACG CACTTCAGCTTAAAATTGTTTACAATCTTTCACCTGAAGAGTTGCTTAGTATGAAGAAATTTATTTGCTTGATCAGTGTTGTTGGTGAG TGTCATTATGTTCTTGGCTTCAATGAATTTGgttaa